Proteins encoded together in one Labrus bergylta chromosome 20, fLabBer1.1, whole genome shotgun sequence window:
- the LOC136177209 gene encoding uncharacterized protein has translation MNPASCFFAVILAFGTFELCRAGPLHAQCKVEWYFGIPCQMVYESLVSQINKWRTMTGCNMGGERCLYKLQSASVHFIAAKHTTPFKRFVDDINFRLVSYHFFTCCHVSAMSISESWYAIKDHGTNYCNLYNLMEGSGLTEARGYKEVTSDFLCTQRSSANCTVY, from the exons ATGAATCCAGCCAGTTGTTTCTTTGCAGTAATCCTGGCATTTGGCACCTTTGAGCTTTGTCGCGCAGGACCTCTCCATGCCCAGTGCAAAGTTGAATG GTACTTTGGGATACCATGCCAAATGGTTTATGAATCCCTTGTTTCCCAGATCAATAAGTGGAGAACCATGACTGGCTGCAAtatgggaggagagaggtgtCTGTATAAG CTGCAGTCTGCCTCTGTCCACTTTATAGCAGCCAAACACACCACTCCCTTTAAGAGATTTGTGGACGACATCAATTTCCGGCTGGTCTCCTATCACTTCTTCACTTGCTGTCACGTTTCA GCCATGTCCATCTCTGAATCCTGGTATGCAATCAAAGACCATGGCACAAACTACTGCAACCTCTACAACCTGATGGAAG GAAGTGGTCTGACTGAAGCCAGAGGTTATAAAGAGGTCACCAGTGACTTCCTGTGTACCCAGCGCTCCTCTGCTAACTGCACTGTATACTGA